The Chthoniobacterales bacterium genome has a window encoding:
- a CDS encoding DUF5069 domain-containing protein yields the protein MSTYPKSPKEMTAGLMYFPRMLDKIRLHSRGELAEDYHKNLGAVKAADGVCCNFLRVHYRDLRERTLAGGSDEEILEWCFEKGRRLNRGDILVWNGFSSKLGWNDFASPLLKEAKEKAGIADRAEIATIPDLIDFDEGRRT from the coding sequence ATGAGCACCTATCCGAAAAGCCCGAAGGAAATGACCGCGGGGTTGATGTATTTCCCGCGGATGCTGGACAAGATCCGGCTGCATTCCCGGGGCGAGCTGGCCGAGGATTATCACAAGAATCTGGGAGCGGTGAAGGCCGCGGACGGCGTCTGCTGCAATTTTCTGCGCGTGCATTATCGCGACTTGCGGGAACGCACCCTCGCCGGCGGGAGCGATGAAGAAATTCTCGAATGGTGTTTCGAAAAAGGCCGGCGCTTGAACCGCGGCGACATCCTGGTCTGGAACGGATTCAGTTCGAAGCTGGGTTGGAACGATTTCGCGAGCCCGCTCCTGAAGGAAGCCAAGGAGAAAGCCGGTATCGCTGATCGGGCCGAGATCGCCACGATTCCCGATCTCATTGACTTCGACGAAGGGCGACGAACTTAA